A genomic region of Pristiophorus japonicus isolate sPriJap1 chromosome 22, sPriJap1.hap1, whole genome shotgun sequence contains the following coding sequences:
- the ncoa4 gene encoding nuclear receptor coactivator 4 yields MNPTHSQGGESTSFQCKDSLMNCLQAKRDLETAITNVIQADQEIKANSHEVKFQIHSCISRHMECLRSREVCLLEQIDLVQQLKEESLQQQIQQLYWLLGQFNCLIHQLEHPQSNLPANQITSCLERLKNLALKPEESPTLNFEADVPSLRKAITSFGTIKTLFSEAECRSSCNMAADLDYCLLPMLTKKTFPNGKECPLADWLCSPPAVRMPMLNLQDCLLKQSGQGSPSNLSATDPDHYTMRAWGHQQGLDHWLPPNKKSNSMANITPPQCPQAATSCNLSPKDPDYYRVQAWGHRQGLEHWLLPSAQNEDATKKTTAPPSASSTNENLSELNHYKLQAWGHRQGLEHWLLPEQQKSDPTKTGPARQRTESSGSSSTFELIEDSDMEVVDQEVEEPSPPSGKTNVGDVKNTHSEKASGSSVAEDQWKSITQPFREKYTTSEWLLKSSKGESCGSCCGVQTKAIEIENLGKLKCLSEHHGGKKSLPASPNDPHRRQSPPPIRVADACKANEQCSSFSECVCGRSCEKEAVNEWLLKQGGKDKNGVQTGQPSKWAAEQQKTALDQWLHPQSKAAEEQLPESFVSSPVKSPEELKSNTPVSTLTNLDKLGSPKSPEGREKGAELEIENKFLLRKKAQELNGIPDVSSLFFNMSLSADREKIPKKDHSSQSKSFGNMLAYFNEPYDREKWLYKGPHRIEQGPRGAYIPKINGVC; encoded by the exons ATGAACCCAACACACAGCCAGGGTGGGGAAAGTACTAGCTTCCAATGCAAGGATTCGTTAATGAACTGTTTGCAGGCCAAGCGAGATCTGGAGACGGCCATCACCAATGTCATTCAGGCCGATCAGGAGATAAAAGCAAACAGTCATGAG GTAAAATTTCAAATTCACAGCTGTATCAGCCGTCACATGGAGTGCCTGCGGAGTAGGGAGGTTTGTCTCTTGGAGCAGATCGACCTTGTGCAACAGCTGAAGGAGGAGTCCCTGCAGCAACAGATTCAGCAGCTTTACTGG CTGCTGGGTCAGTTCAACTGCCTTATTCATCAATTGGAACATCCCCAGTCTAACCTTCCAGCCAATCAAATTACATCCTGCCtggaaag ATTGAAGAACCTGGCACTGAAACCAGAGGAATCTCCCACCCTGAATTTTGAGGCCGATGTCCCATCACTCCGGAAAGCCATTACAAGCTTTGGGACCATCAAAACGCTG TTTTCCGAGGCAGAGTGCAGGAGTTCTTGCAACATGGCAGCTGATCTGGATTACTGCTTGCTCCCAATGCTGACAAAG AAAACATTCCCCAATGGAAAGGAATGCCCGCTCGCTGACTGGCTGTGTAGTCCTCCTGCTGTGCGGATGCCAATGCTGAACCTGCAAGATTGTCTGCTGAAACAGTCTGGCCAG GGATCACCGTCAAACCTGAGTGCAACAGATCCAGACCACTACACAATGCGAGCTTGGGGACATCAGCAGGGCCTCGATCACTGGCTGCCTCCCAACAAGAAGAGTAACTCCATGGCGAACATCACTCCTCCACAATGCCCCCAAGCCGCCACCAGCTGTAACCTGAGCCCAAAAGACCCAGACTACTACCGAGTGCAGGCCTGGGGTCACCGGCAGGGCCTTGAGCACTGGCTGCTTCCCAGCGCGCAGAATGAGGACGCAACCAAGAAGACTACTGCACCGCCGAGCGCTAGTTCCACCAACGAGAATCTAAGTGAGTTAAATCACTACAAATTGCAGGCCTGGGGGCACCGGCAGGGCCTTGAGCACTGGCTGCTTCCCGAGCAGCAGAAATCTGATCCGACCAAGACTGGCCCTGCACGCCAGCGTACGGAGTCATCCGGCAGTTCTTCCACCTTTGAGCTAATCGAGGATTCTGACATGGAGGTTGTGGACCAAGAAGTGGAAGAGCCGAGCCCGCCTTCTGGAAAGACTAACGTCGGCGATGTGAAGAACACTCATTCTGAAAAAGCAAGTGGCAGCAGCGTTGCTGAGGACCAGTGGAAATCCATAACTCAGCCTTTCAGAGAGAAGTACACCACCAGCGAGTGGCTTCTGAAGTCCAGCAAGGGCGAGTCCTGCGGGAGTTGCTGTGGCGTTCAGACGAAGGCGATCGAGATTGAAAACCTGGGCAAACTGAAGTGCCTGAGCGAGCACCACGGCGGCAAGAAGTCGCTTCCCGCGTCACCAAACGACCCCCACCGCCGTCAGTCGCCGCCGCCCATCCGCGTGGCGGACGCGTGCAAAGCCAACGAGCAATGCAGCAGCTTCTCGGAGTGCGTGTGCGGCCGGAGCTGCGAGAAGGAGGCGGTCAACGAGTGGCTCCTCAAACAAGGCGGCAAGGACAAGAATGGCGTGCAGACGGGCCAGCCGAGCAAATGGGCCGCAGAGCAGCAGAAGACCGCGTTGGACCAGTGGCTGCATCCCCAGTCCAAGGCTGCAGAAGAGCAACTTCCAGAGTCCTTTGTCAGCAGTCCTGTGAAGTCGCCCGAAGAGCTGAAGTCAAACACTCCAGTCAGCACTCTCACCAATCTGGATAAGTTGGGGAGCCCTAAATCACCTGAGGGCAGAGAGAAGGGAGCGGAGCTTGAAATAGAGAATAAATTTCTGTTGCGCAAGAAAGCACAA GAACTGAATGGTATACCCGACGTGTCCAGTCTTTTCTTTAATATGAGCCTTTCTGCCGATCGAGAGAAGATTCCTAAAAAG GATCATTCCAGCCAATCCAAGTCGTTTGGCAATATGCTTGCTTACTTTAATGAGCCTTATGATCGAGAGAAGTGGCTGTACAAAGGTCCTCACCGG ATTGAGCAAGGCCCACGGGGAGCCTATATCCCAAAGATCAATGGAGTCTGTTGA